Sequence from the Wielerella bovis genome:
AATTCAGGCAGCCTGAAAGCCAATGCTGCACCAATCAAAAAACAGCCCAATAAATTAGCCAATAATGTACCCAGCGGCAGCAGATTCAGGCTACCATTAAACCATGTGGCAAATTGCCAACGCAATAATGCGCCAGCGATTGCGCCCAGCATAATTGCCAAAACAGGAACTTGATTCATGATAAGGCAGCCTGAAAACTTTTTTCAAAATCTTCCAACATCGCCATTTCAAATGCTGAAAATCCCGCTCGTTCTCGCGCTTCCAAATTCACATAGCCGCGAAAAATAAACATATCGTATTGACGCAATAATTGGCGGAACAATGCCATCGGCTCTAAACCACGTTGCTCGCACAAATAACCATACCAACGATTGCCGATACGCACATGCCCCACTTCATCACGATAAATCACGTCCAATGCTTCACAGGTTTTCACATCGCCACGTTGCGCCACTTTTTCCCGAATCGCAGGCGTAACGTCCAAGCCACGCGCTTCCAACACACGCGGTACCAGTGCCATACGCAAAAGCGGGTCAAATGCGGTTTTGTACGCCATGTCCCACAAATGTCCATGCGCGGTAAAATCGCCGTATTCATAGCCATATTCGTGCAAACGCGCGCGCATCAATCCAAAATGTTCGCATTCTTCTTTCGCCACTTGCAGCCAATCCGCCGTAAATTGTTCGGGCAAATAACGAAAACGAAACGCGGCATCTAATGCCAAGTTAATCGCATTAAATTCAATGTGGGTAATCGCGTGCAACATCGCCGCATAACCTTCGGGCGTGGACGGTTTGCGTTGTTCCACTTTATACGGCGGCACCAGTTCAGGTTTGGCAGGTCGCCCTGCAATCCATACATCTTCACACGCAGCAGATTTATCCATTTTCAGGCTGCCTGAATGGTATTTTTCGTATAATTCAAAAGTTAAACGGCATTTTTCGCTTGGGTCGGTTTCGCATAAAGCGGCGTGGATTAATGTGTAGAAATTTTCCATAATCATAAAATCGAGTTAAAGTTTTTTGAGAAAATTGTTTAATATGAAAGATTTATTTAAATTTTGCATCTTTACATTTTGTTGATGGGGTTTTCAGGCAGCCTGAAAATGTTAAGATGCGGTTTCTTGTTACATTGTAACTCAATCACTTAAAGGATACGAAATGAAAACATGGAAAACGATTTTGGCGGCTGGCATGATGAGCGTATTGGCGGCAACGGCAAACGCAGGCGGCATTGATGCTTTGCGTCAATTCAACAACGATGCGGACGGTATCAGCGGCACATTCACGCAAACCGTTCAATCCCGAAAAAAAACGCAAACCAGCTCGGGCAGTTTCCAAATTCTGCGCCCTGGTTTGTTCAAATGGGAATACAGCAAACCGTATCAACAAAAAATTATTGGCGATGGCAAACATATTTGGTTGTATGATGTTGATTTGAAACAAATCACCCAATCTAACCAAGACCAAACCATTGGCGACAGTCCTGCGGCAATTTTGTCTAACAAAACGGCTTTGGATGCGAGCTATTCGCTGAAAGAAGATGGCAAAAAAGACGGCGTGGATTATGTGTTGGCAACTCCGAAAAAAGCGAATGCGGGTTATCAATTTATCCGCATTGGTTTCAAGGGCAACACCTTGGCAGCTATGGAATTGAAAGACAGTTTTGGTAATCAAACCACGATACGCTTTAATAATGTGAATACCAAACCGAATTTGTCGCGTAGTGCGTTTACCTTTACGCCACCCAAAGATGTAGATATATTGAAAAATTGATAGAATAAGGCAGCCTGAAACCTTTGCAAAATCCCCATCTTTGGCACATTTCTTCGCGATGCGTTTCTCAAACACTTGCCTATCTAGATGATATGTCTGCGCGTTTTGCGATACTATCGCTTTGAACTGTGCTCAAATCTGGGGTTTTGCAAAGGTTTCAGCCTGAAAATGTTTCAGGCTGCCTTTTTTTGTTATCAGAATAATATTTTATGATAAATCAACAATTTTATATCGGCATTATGTCTGGCACCAGCATGGACGGTGCGGACGCGGTTTTAATCGCCATGAATGGTACGCAATGGCAAGGTGCGCTTGCCCACGCTTTTGTGCCCTATTCAGGCAGCCTGAAAACACGTTTGTTGGATTTGCAAAATCATGGCGACAAGGAATTGCATCGCAGTCAAATGCTGGCGATTGAATTGTCGGAAATTTATGCCCAAGTGGTGCAGCAATTATTGCGTGAACAACAAATGCAGCCTGAAAACATTACTGCGATTGGTTGTCATGGACAAACCGTTCGCCACGCGCCCGAATGCGGATACAGTATTCAACTGGCGAATTTGTCCGTGCTGGCGGAACGCACGGGCATTTTTACCATTGGCGATTTTCGTAGTCGTGATTTGGCTGCGGGTGGACAAGGTGCGCCGCTTGTGCCAGCGTTTCATCAAGCCTTGTTTGCTGCGCCCGATGAAACGCGTGTGGTGTTGAATATTGGTGGCATTGCCAATATCAGCATTTTGCCGCCCGATGGCGAACCATTTGGTTTTGATACGGGCGCAGGCAATATGTTGATGGACGCATGGACGCAGCATATTTGGCAACAAGCGTATGATAAAAATGGCGAAAAAGCGGCGCAAGGTCGCGTATTGCCTGAATTATTGGCACAATTAAAAGCGCACGAATATTTTAGGCTGCCCTACCCTAAATCCACAGGGCGCGAATTGTTTTCGCTGACATGGTTGCAAACGCATTTGCATAGCGATGAAAATCCGCATGATGTATTGCGGACATTGGCGCAATTTACGGCGGAAACCATTGCCGATGCGATTGTTCAGGCTGCCCCCAATACACAAAATATTTATGTTTGTGGTGGTGGTATGAGTAATAATACTTTAATCGGCAGCCTGAAAACTTTATTGGCGGTGGAAAATATGGCTTTGCATAGTACCGATGTGTTGCAACTGAATCCGCAATGGGTGGAAGCGGCAGCATTTGCGTGGCTGGCGGCGTGTTGGGTGAATCGCGTGCCGAGTAATCCGCACAAAGCAACGGGCGCAGCACGACCGTTGATATTGGGTGCGGGTTATTATGCCTAAAAAGATAGCCTCACAGTACACGACAACTTTTTGAAATAACCATGAATCTGTCCCCTCCCCCGCCCTAAACGGGGGAGGGTTAGGGTGGGGAAAACAGATTTCAGATAATATTAAAGATTTATGTCGTGTACTGTAAGGTGTAGAAATAAACCGAGTTGTTTACACAACAGGTTGAGAAAAATAAGCTTGTAACACTTCAAATGGCGTATCGCCATTTAAGGAACTGTGCGGCTTTACAGTATTATAAAAATTCACAAAACGACATAATTCCTTTTGCCGATGCAATGGATCAGTAAACTCTGTTTTCTCATACCACATCTGCATAATCGTTCGTATTACGCGTTCCGCTTTGCCATTGGTTTGTGGACGTGCTGGGCGAGTGAATTTTTGATTGATATTGTTTTCAAAACACGCCACACCAAACGCATGATTTGCCGCACCTTTGTATTCACTACCATTATCTGAATAAATGCAGTCAATTTGGTATGGGCAAGGCTCTATGACTTGTTCAGTTAGAAATTTAGCCGCACTTGTAGCAGTTTTATCAGGCAAAATGGCAGCATACAACTCACGAGAAAAATCATCAATAGCAACAAACAGATACTCACGTTTATCCGTTGCTTTTTGTCCTTTAAGTAAAGGTAAGCGTTTGGTATCTACATGTACCATTTCGCCAGGATAAGATTTATTGTATCGTTGTGCTTGCTTTTTGAGTTTCTCTTGAATTTCTCGTTCTACTTTGGCTAATCGTTTCATACCGTATTTTGCTTGTTTGAAACGATTGTTGGTGCTGTTTTGCGGTTTAAGTAGGCGAAGACGAGCGGCTTTCAGTACACGATAAATGGTTTGGCGACTAACCATAAAACGGCGAGCCAGTGAAGTAACGCTTTCTTTGTTTTGCGTATAAGCTAGCCAAATGGCTTGACGATGGTGTGGGGTAAGGCGAGTGTTCTTATGGATATTCATGGCAGTATTGTCTTTCAATACTGTAAACAACGCTAGTAATTTCTACATGTAAGGCAGCCTGAAAAATCATCGCAAACCATGTTTTCAGGCTGCCTTTTTGTTTGCCCAACACGGTTTCGGGTATAATGCTGATTTATTTGCATTATGAGAGCATCATCATGAAAAAACCACAACGCAACGGCTACGCACGCATTGACCGCGTGAAAGAACAAGTGATGCGTGAGCTTGCCGAATTGGTACGCACAGGTTTGAAAGACCCACGCGCAGGTTTCATCACCATCAACGATGTAGAAGTGACTCGCGATTATTCACACGCTACCGTTTATTACACCGTTTTGAGTGGCGACCGCGATGCCAGCGCAGAAGCATTGGAACACGCCAAAGGTTTTCTACGCAGCGAATTGAGCAAACGCATCACGGTATTTCGCACGCCCGAATTGCATTTTGAATACGATGAATCGCTGGAACGCGGCGTGAATTTGTCGAATTTGATTGATATGGTGGCAGCGGAGAAACCTGTGCAAGATTGAAATTCATACAGAATAAAAGGCAGCCTGAAAAATTTTCAGGCTGCCTTTGCTAATTTAACGCAATAAATCAGCTATGGCGATGCGCGTTTTTAAACCCCAGTAAGTCGCTAATCCTGTGGTGCCATGAACCACTTTTCCATTTTTAATCAACAAAATACTGGGTACCACTTTTACGCCCCATTGTTGTGACAATGCGCCATGCTCATCATTGACCGTATCAAATGTCAAACCTTGTTGCTGCAAAAAGGCATGCACATCGTCCGCTGCCCCAGAATGCAATGCCACACCCAAAACAGGCGTGCCATTTTTGTGCAAACGATGAATCACAGGCGACGTGTGTTTGCAAATGCCGCACCAACTGCCCCAAAAATACAGCAACAATGTTTTTTGTGAACTGGCAGATGCCAGCGTAGTGGGTTCAGCGTGATGAATGGATTGAAACGATACTTGCGTTGCATTGATTGGCACAGTCGGGCTGCGCCAATAATCCACCGCCACGCTCACCACCGCCAATACCAGCAGGGTTTGCGCTACTTGTTTTGCCCATTTAATCAGTTTTTGTTTCATATTATTTTGGGTGCTTCCAACAACTCAATACTCTCTTCACGCCATTTCGCATTAAATAATTTTTTGATTTGTTTCACATTTTCATCTTTATCCAAAATCTGACGAGCTTGTTCGCGTTGCTCTGCCAGCATTCTGGCGCGATACATCAACGGCGTTTCCCAACCTTGTCCGTCCACAAAATCCACCGTTTCAATGCGAATTGGCAACGCATATGCTGCGGACAAAGCTGATTCAATGCGTTGAAAATATTCACGTTTCATGGTATTGCGCGTTTGTTCGCGCACCACCGCCAAACGCAATACACCATCGGCAAAATCCACCCATGCCATATGCTGCAAAGGCATTTGCGCCGCCGCCACTTGTGTGCCAATCCGCCGTGCAATCTGTACCCAATTGGCTGCCACTAATTCAGGCATTGGCTCACTCGGGTCAGTCGCTTCTTCAGATGCTACGATTTCATCAGGTTCAGCACAATTTTCAGGCTGCATCGGTTCGCTGGGCAAATCATCAAACGCAGGAAAATCATCTGGATAGACATCGTTCAGGCTGCCTGAAAAATAGGCTATATCGTCATCATTTGGATAGATTTCGGCAACGGGTGCTGGCACAATTTGTGGCACATTTTCAGGCTGCCTATTTTGGGGAGATGCTGTTGCAGTATTGTCCCAAGATGGCATATCTTCCGAATGATTGGATTGATTAGGTTCAACTTCTGCAATCGTTTTCGCAGCAATTTCAGTTTTCAGGCTGCCTAAATTTTCTGCTTCCGCATCACGCAAATGTTTGGGTAAATCCGTTTGGATTTCATCAGAACTTTCCGCTTTCAGGCTGCCTGAAACTTCTGTGTTACTTGATATATTTTCCGTAACTACCTGATTTTCATCTAAATGTATTTCATCAATTACTTGGGCAGAATGTGTTTTCAGGCTGCCTGAAATGTCTGCGTGTTCATGCGTTTTTTTTTCAGGAGGATTATGCAATTGTGTGCCTTCAATCACCGCATTTTGCGGCGTATGTTTCGCAGCAAAGGGTGCAAACGCCAACATGCGCAACAGCGTCATCACAAAACCTGCGTATTCATCGGGCGCGAGCGGCAAATCGTTTTTACCATGAATAACACATTGATAGTACAACTGAATTTGCTCATCGCTGAAATATTGCGCCAAATGCAGCAAGCGTTCGCGTTCAGGGTCATCGTGTTCAATGGCGGACGGCACGGTTTTCAGCAACGCCAATCTTTGTAACAACATCGCCAAATCGTTTAACGCACTGTCAAAACCAATGGCGTTGGCGGACATTTCTTGTGCTTTGGCGATGAGATTTTCGCCGTCTTGTTCCATTAAAAAGGTTAGCAATTCATAGAGATAGCGTTTGTCCACCGCGCCTATCATGTCGCGCACATCGCGTTCTTGCACGCTGCCTGAACCCATGGCAATCGCTTGGTCTAGCAAACTCAAAGCATCGCGCATGGAACCTTGCGCGGCTCGCCCCAACAGTGCCAAAGCGGCTGGTTCGTACACGATTTGTTCGGTTTTCAAAACGTGGGTCAGGTGTTCGGCGACTTGTTGCGCGGTCATATTGCGTAAAACGAATTGCAAACAACGGCTTAACACGGTAATTGGCACTTTGTGCGGGTCGGTGGTCGCCAAGATGAATTTGACGTGTTCGGGCGGCTCTTCCAGCGTTTTGAGCATGGCATTGAACGCGAATTTGGACAACATATGCACTTCGTCAATGATGTACACCTTGTATTTACCGACTGTGGGCGCGTATTGGGCGTTTTCCAGCACTTCGCGGATGTTGTCTATGCCTGTGTTGCTGGCGGCGTCAATTTCCAGCAAATCCACAAATCGCCCTGCGTCAATGTCGCGGCACGATTGACACACGCCGCAGGGTTCGCCGCGTGTTGGGTTTTCACAGTTCAGGCTTTTTGCCAAAATGCGGGCAATAGTGGTTTTGCCCACGCCGCGCGTGCCTGTGAGCAAATAGGCGTGGTGCAAACGCCCTTTATCCAGCGCGTTTTTCAGGGCTTTGACAACGTGTTGTTGTCCAACCAAATCGGCAAAGGTTTTGGGTCGCCATTTTCGGGCAAGCACTTGGTAAGCAGTCATATTGAAATCATTTTTTTATAAATAAATATAGGTGTATTTTAAACGAAAAAGGCAGCCTGAAAACCAATAAATCATGATTTTCAGGCTGCCTTTTTAGATAAAACAACGTTCATATAAGGGTGTCAGCACACGAATTTGTGCTGCAATCCACGCCACGCTGTCCACGCAGCCAATTGTATCGCGTTCCAAATGTGTTCCAATACAGAAAAAATCCGCATCATCACGCAATATCAAAGCATTTTCAGGCTGCCTATTGAGCGCGACATAATCCGCATATTCACTTTCATCGCCATGCCATACATCAAAATCGCCAAAATCGTCCGCATTCAAATTATCAAGCCATTGATTATATTGCGGTAAAGCAATAGTAGAACGGTCGGCTTTATAACAATGCCAATCCAAAGAAACCGTTAAACGGCGGCGATTGAGCAATACCGACAAAATTGCTGCATCTTGTTGATATTGCGCGTATTTAAAATACGCAAAAAAATGGGCGCGCACCTGCCAACCATTGCACCAGCGTTCAATATGCGGCGGCGCAAATTGCGGATTATCCTGCGCCAAATCCGCCGCAACATGTTGAATAACACTTTGCCAATTTTGCCACGCCGCCCGATAATCCGCTTTAAGTTGCGGAATGGTTTCTGGCGCATATTTTTTCAGTTGTGCAAATTGGAAAAATGGGCGATTGAATAAATCACAATGTTGCGGTGTCAGCATAATTTTCCCTTAATATCATACAATTATATTTTCAGGCTGCCTGAAATAAATAAACGTAAAAAAACCGTACTTGTTTAGAGTACGGTTTTTTATATTGGGGTGGAAGATGGGGCTCGAACCCACGACCCTCGGAATCACAATCCGATGCTCTAACCAACTGAGCTACATCCACCATATAAAACCAAGTTTGGCACGCCCGACAGGAATCGAACCCGTAACCCCCGACTTAGAAGGTCGGTGCTCTATCCAGTTGAGCTACGGGCGCATATATCTGGCGTTTTAAATTGTGTTTCAAGAATGGTCGGGGCGGTGGGATTCGAACTCACGACCCTCTGCTCCCAAAGCAGATGCGCTAACCGGGCTGCGCTACGCCCCGACGTGCTTGAAAGATTTGAATTATAGAGATTGAATGAAAATGGGTCAAGCACTATCTTGATTTATTATTATCTGCTTTTTTTATTTTATTGAAGATACAAAGAAAGTTTTTTCAGGCAGCCTGAAAATATTCATCATAAATAAAATCCTGACAAAATTTTGCGGTTATCTTTGCATAGATTTTCTCTTTACTCCATTTTTTTGATATGATTTATTGCGATAATACACGCATTTATAGAACAATATTTATAAGGAGCGCACATTGTGAAACGGATTTTTCTCTTTTTAGCAACCAATATCGCGGTTTTACTGGTTATCAGTATTGTTACGAGTTTATTGGGATTAAACACCAGCAATGGCAGTATGGGCGGGATTTTGATTTCCGCTGCTGTGGTTGGTTTCTCAGGTTCTATTGTGTCATTGCTCATGTCTAAATCTATGGCAAAAGCATCAGTGGGCGCAGAAGTAATCACACAACCGCAAAATGAAACAGAAGCATGGTTATTGCAAACTGTTGAAAATCAAGCCAAACAATGGGATTTAAAAACGCCTGAAGTAGCGGTTTATCATTCGCCAGAACCCAACGCATTTGCTACGGGTGCAACCAAAAATAGTTCTTTAATTGCAGTTAGTACGGGCTTGATGAACAGCATGACACGCGATGAAGTGGAAGCGGTTTTGGCGCACGAAATGGCACATATTGGCAATGGCGATATGGTTACGCTGACCTTGATTCAAGGCGTTGTGAATACATTTGTGATATTTTTAGCGCGAGTTATTGCTGGTTTGGTATCACAAAACAGAAATGGTGAGAATAGTCAAGGTACTTATTTTTTGGTATCTATGGTTTTACAAGTCGTATTTGGTTTCTTGGCGAGTATTATTGTGATGTGGTTCAGTCGCCAACGTGAATACCGTGCGGATGCGGGGGCAGCGCGTTTGGTCGGCGCACCGAAAATGATTGCGGCATTGCAGCGTTTAAAAGGCGAAAGCAGTCATCTGCCACAAAATATGACGGCGATGGGCATTGCCAGCGAAAACAAAGATTCTTTGTTGAGTACGCATCCGAGTTTGGATAATCGCATTGCGCGTTTGCAAATGATGTGATTTCGTGTTTTCAGGCTGCCTATTATGAGCTTGAATCATAATAAATTTATTTGAAATTCAAATTTTATTGGTCTCTACTTAAAAACAATTTATTTTTAAGTAGAGACTTTTTAATAGAATAATTTGGTCAATATTCAGGCAGCCTGAAAAAATATTGGTTTGGTAAAAACGATATTTTGCGACAAATCACGCATCATTTTGTCTCAAAATCCACGATAATACGCATTTTCGTCTCACAAAATAAACGAAGGACATTTCCATGAAAAAATGGCTCTACACGCTGCTGGCGTGTTTTTCATTCGCAACTGTGGCACACGCTGCGGTCAATCCCGAAGATTTGTTGCCGCCAGAACAGGCGTTTGTGCCAACGGTAACGGTATCAGATACGGGCGTGGATGTGCAATTCAAAATTGCCGATGGCTATTATTTGTATCAAAGCCAAATCACGGCGGATACGCAGCCTGAAACCCATGTATTGGCGGCATCTGCCACATTCAGCGCGGGCGAACCCAAAGAAGATGAATTTTTTGGTAAACAAATCGTGTACCACCATGCGGCAAATGTGCAATGGGCGTATGCCAATCCTGCATCCAAGCCATACACGTTAAATGTGCATTATCAAGGTTGTGCCGAAGTGGGCGTGTGTTATCCGCCTGTGGACACAACTTTTGAGATTACGGGCACAGGTGTTTATCAAACCGAAGTGGCTGCCAATAATGCGAAAGATTTGTTTATAAAAAAGTCGCAAGGGAACGTTCGGGCGGATACGAACGCGCAGAATGTTCCCTCTTCGTCCGCAGCTGCTAATTCAGGCAGCCTGAAAACTTTATCGCGCGATGATTTTTGGACTAATTTGTTTTGGTTTTTCACGGGCGGCTTGGCATTGAGTTTTACCGCGTGCATGTATCCTTTGTTGCCGATTGTATCCAGCATTATTGTTGGCGATAAATCGGATAGCAAAAAACGTGCGTTTGCCTTGTCGTTGGTGTATGTGCAAGGTTTGGCGGTAACGTACACATCGGTCGGTGTGTTGGCAGGTTTAACAGGCGCATTGCTGACAGTTTGGTTGCAACAAGCGTGGGTGGTTTTAACGGCAGCCGCGTTGATGGTGGTGCTGGCATTGTCCATGTTTGGGCTGTTTAATATTCAGTTGCCCAACGCCGTGCAATCGTATTTTCAAAATCAAAGTAACAAATTATCAGGCGGCAAAATCGCCAGCGTATTTGTGATGGGCATGTTGTCTGCACTGATTGTTGGACCTTGCGTTGCACCACCCTTGGCAGCCGCTTTGGCGTATATCGGCAAAACAGGTGATGCGCTATTTGGTGGCACCATGTTGTACGCATTAGCCATTGGCACAGGTGTTCCATTGATTTTGATTGGCACATTTGGCGGACACATTTTGCCACGCGCAGGTAATTGGATGAACGGCATTAAATACGCGTTTGGCGTGATTTTGCTTGCCGTTGCCGTGTATTTGGCGACACCATTTCTGCCCTATGGCGTAACCGCTGCTTTGTACACCTTATTATTGATTGCGCCCGCCATTTATTGGCTCACACGCATCAGCAAACTTTCAGGCAGCCTGAAAACCATTTCGGGCATATTAGCGACCATTTTGTTATTGAGTGGCACATGGTTTGGCATACAAAGTTTCAACGGCGGCACAACAGCAATGCACGATTTTTTGACCTTGCACAAACCGATGGAAGGCGCGGCGCACGGACAAAAATTCACCAGCGTTAGCGAATTACGCAACGCGATTCAGGCTGCCCATCAGCAAAATCCCAATCAACCCGTTTTATTGGATTTTTATGCCGATTGGTGCGTATCGTGCAAAGAAATGGAAGTCAAAACCTTTGGCGATGCGCGTGTTCAGGCTGCCGTACCGATGGCACGATTGATGCAAATTGACGTTACCCAAATGAGCGATGAACACAAAGCCCTGCTCAAAGAATACGGATTGTTTGGTCCCCCTGGATTATTCGTTTTGAAAGCAGACGGCAGCCGCAGCGATGCCCTGCTGGGTTACGCGCCAGTTGATGAATTTATCGCGTGGTATAACGCACGCAAATAAAGGCAGCCTGAAAACTTGTAGGTCAGATACTCTCTCTCAACAATTTTTAAACAAAAACAAATATTTGTTAAATATAAAAATGTTGAGTTCAAGAATCTGACCTACAATTTTGAGTGTTGCAAAGGTTTCAGGCTGCCTTTAATCGAATAGTTTAAATATCATCGTGCTTGATGCGCGACAAGAAACTTTTTGTTCGTTCATGTTTGGGGTGATTGAACAATTCATCGGGAGACCCTTGTTCTGCAATGACACCACCGTCCATCACAACCACAATATCCGCTACGTCCAGCGCAAATTTGATTTCATGTGTTACCACCACCATGGTCCACCCTTCGGTTGCGAGTTGTTTCATGGTCAAGAGCACATCATTAACCAATTCTGGGTCAAGTGCGGAGGTGGGTTCATCAAACAACATCAATTCAGGCTGCAATGCCAAAGCACGTGCAATACCAACACGCTGTTGTTGTCCACCCGAAAGTTGATGGGGGTACAAATCGGCTTTATCTGCTAACCCTACTTTTTCTAGCAATGCAAGTGCTTCTGTGCGTGCCACATCTTTGGATTTGCCTTGTACTTGAATGGGGGCTTCCATAATGTTTTCCAACGCCGTT
This genomic interval carries:
- a CDS encoding amino acid ABC transporter ATP-binding protein, with the translated sequence MIQIKNIHKTFGHNVILRGIDLNINKGQVVVILGPSGSGKTTFLRCLNALEIPEQGTICFEREPIVSVDFANKPSKKDILALRRKSGMVFQQYNLFPHKTALENIMEAPIQVQGKSKDVARTEALALLEKVGLADKADLYPHQLSGGQQQRVGIARALALQPELMLFDEPTSALDPELVNDVLLTMKQLATEGWTMVVVTHEIKFALDVADIVVVMDGGVIAEQGSPDELFNHPKHERTKSFLSRIKHDDI